TTTGATGTTTGGTGTGACGCCCCATGCAGCCAGTTTTATTCAACCGATGATCCAGAATTTAGAGGCAGGCATAGCGTTGCAGCTATTTGAGGATGAGTTTCGAACCCCTGTGAGTGGATTGGATGCGGCGCGTAGCATTCTGCTGGCGCTCGCCAAGGGGGAAGGATATATTCATCTAGGTGGCAAAGAACGTCTCTCTAGATATGAGATGGGGCAACAGTTAGTAGACTGCTTAGGATATCCGCCTAGCCTATTATCTGGCTGTTCTCAGATAGATGTATCCCTGTCTACTCCCCGCCCTGCAGATGTCTCTTTAGATAGTTCTCTCGCCTATTCTCTGGGCTATGAACCGAAGGTTTTTGGCCAGGCGCTTCGTCAGCTTGAATTGGGTTCAGGTTAACTGCCCAACATAAAGGCAATCACAAATAAACCGTAGGTCAGTCCTAGTTTGAAGGTATTGAGAGCTTCTCCCCAGAGGGCTTTGCGAGCATTGCCCCGATTGCGATGAAAGATCCAGTTCACTACTTCTGTAAACAAGAGGACTAGGGCGGCGACGGTGATGTCGA
The genomic region above belongs to Acaryochloris sp. CCMEE 5410 and contains:
- a CDS encoding DUF565 domain-containing protein, with translation MQNTRLNTLVSGLGQQLKQELRNPWRRISVLVIALLFGIYIGVSFAAIAGQLAYLDITVAALVLLFTEVVNWIFHRNRGNARKALWGEALNTFKLGLTYGLFVIAFMLGS